One genomic window of Actinoplanes lobatus includes the following:
- a CDS encoding nucleoside/nucleotide kinase family protein: MHVRPLSFEVLVEDLADRLASRESDNRIRVAVDGADAADPARLADALVDPLRVRGRPAVRVETRDFLRPASVRLEFGRTNPDSFYSGWFDEAGLIREVLAPAGPDGSGRIVERLWDATADRAARQPYRQLPAGAIVLVSGPLLLGSGLPFDFAVHLELSRAALSRRTPAGAAWTLPAYHRYTAEVAPETFADVVVRLDDPKRPALVVSDW, translated from the coding sequence ATGCACGTCCGCCCGCTCTCCTTCGAGGTCCTGGTCGAGGATCTCGCCGACCGTCTCGCCAGTCGGGAATCCGACAATCGAATTCGGGTGGCCGTCGACGGGGCCGACGCCGCCGATCCGGCCCGCCTGGCCGACGCTCTGGTCGACCCGCTGCGGGTCCGCGGCCGCCCCGCGGTACGGGTCGAGACCAGGGATTTCCTGCGCCCGGCCTCGGTGCGCCTGGAGTTCGGGCGGACCAATCCGGACTCGTTCTACAGCGGCTGGTTCGACGAGGCCGGGCTGATCCGCGAGGTGCTGGCCCCGGCGGGCCCGGACGGCTCCGGGCGGATCGTCGAGCGTCTCTGGGACGCCACCGCCGACCGGGCCGCCCGCCAGCCCTACCGGCAGCTCCCCGCCGGCGCGATCGTGCTGGTCAGCGGCCCGCTCCTGCTCGGCTCGGGGCTGCCGTTCGACTTCGCCGTGCATCTCGAGCTGTCCCGGGCCGCGCTGTCACGGCGTACCCCGGCGGGCGCCGCCTGGACGCTTCCGGCGTACCACCGCTACACCGCCGAGGTGGCCCCGGAAACCTTCGCTGACGTGGTCGTTCGTCTCGATGACCCGAAGCGCCCGGCGCTGGTGGTGAGTGACTGGTGA
- a CDS encoding CheR family methyltransferase: MQETDPTFEALLAYLKETRGFDFTGYKRSSLMRRVRRRMSQVDTPAYPEYLDHLQVHPDEFTALFNTILINVTAFFRDADAWKYLRDEVLEPMVTGKPGDSMIRVWSAGCASGEEAYTLAMALAEILGVEQFKERVKIYATDVDEEQLNEARQAAYGEREVQDLAPELVERYFEQVNGRFVFRKDLRRSVIFGRNDLVQDAPISRIDLLTCRNTLMYFNAGTQAKILGRFHFALAETGVLFLGKAEMLLSHSSLFTPIDLKRRVFRRVPRPYAPGVVFTDPPQAVPGRVTGLDEPRTETFTASPPAQLALTPDGLVALSNRQLEKLFGVSSRDIGRPFRDLRDELEHANQQLEAAYEELQSTNEELETTNEELQSTVEELETTNEELQSTNEELETTNEELQSTNDELQSINDRLRISTARLDEANAFLETVLTSLQAGVAVVDADLRIRMWNRHAEDLWGLRSGEVIGQHFLNLDIGLPIDRVRPLLRGSLGAGGASAETELDAVDRRGRPITVRVACTPLRRRDGGPADGDGAIIVMETA, translated from the coding sequence GTGCAGGAGACGGACCCGACCTTCGAAGCGCTGCTGGCGTACCTGAAGGAGACCCGCGGCTTCGACTTCACCGGGTACAAACGCTCGAGCCTGATGCGGCGGGTGCGGCGCCGGATGAGCCAGGTCGACACCCCCGCCTATCCGGAGTACCTGGACCATCTACAGGTCCACCCGGACGAGTTCACCGCGCTCTTCAACACCATCCTGATCAACGTGACCGCGTTCTTCCGGGACGCCGACGCCTGGAAGTACCTCCGGGACGAGGTCCTCGAACCGATGGTGACGGGCAAACCCGGCGACTCGATGATCCGGGTCTGGTCGGCCGGGTGCGCCTCCGGCGAGGAGGCGTACACGCTGGCCATGGCGCTGGCCGAGATCCTCGGCGTGGAGCAGTTCAAGGAACGCGTCAAGATCTACGCCACCGACGTCGACGAGGAGCAGCTCAACGAGGCCCGCCAGGCGGCGTACGGGGAACGCGAGGTGCAGGATCTCGCCCCCGAGCTGGTGGAGCGCTACTTCGAGCAGGTGAACGGCCGGTTCGTCTTCCGCAAGGACCTGCGCCGCTCGGTCATCTTCGGCCGCAACGATCTGGTGCAGGACGCCCCGATCTCCCGGATCGACCTGCTGACCTGCCGCAACACCCTGATGTACTTCAACGCCGGGACACAGGCGAAGATCCTCGGCCGGTTCCACTTCGCCCTGGCCGAGACCGGCGTGCTCTTCCTCGGCAAGGCGGAGATGCTGCTCAGCCACTCCAGCCTGTTCACGCCGATCGACCTGAAACGGCGCGTCTTCCGCCGGGTCCCCCGCCCGTACGCCCCCGGCGTCGTCTTCACCGATCCGCCGCAGGCCGTCCCCGGACGGGTCACCGGGCTGGACGAGCCGCGCACCGAGACCTTCACGGCCAGCCCGCCGGCCCAGCTCGCGCTCACCCCGGACGGCCTGGTCGCGCTCTCCAACCGGCAGCTGGAGAAGCTGTTCGGGGTGTCCTCGCGGGACATCGGCCGGCCCTTCCGGGACCTGCGGGACGAGCTGGAGCACGCCAACCAGCAGCTCGAGGCGGCGTACGAGGAGCTCCAGTCGACCAACGAGGAGCTGGAGACCACGAACGAGGAGCTCCAGTCCACGGTCGAGGAGCTGGAGACCACCAACGAGGAGCTCCAGTCCACGAACGAGGAGCTGGAGACCACCAACGAGGAACTCCAGTCCACCAACGACGAGCTGCAGAGCATCAACGACCGGTTGCGGATCAGCACGGCCCGGCTGGACGAGGCGAACGCGTTCCTGGAGACGGTGCTGACCAGCCTCCAGGCCGGCGTCGCGGTGGTCGACGCCGACCTGCGGATCCGAATGTGGAACCGGCACGCCGAGGACCTGTGGGGCCTGCGCTCCGGCGAGGTGATCGGCCAGCACTTCCTCAACCTCGACATCGGCCTGCCGATCGACCGGGTCCGGCCGCTGCTGCGCGGCTCACTCGGTGCCGGCGGCGCCTCCGCCGAGACCGAACTCGACGCGGTCGACCGGCGCGGGCGCCCGATAACGGTACGGGTCGCGTGCACCCCGCTACGGCGGCGCGACGGGGGTCCCGCCGACGGCGACGGGGCCATCATCGTGATGGAGACGGCCTGA
- a CDS encoding DUF72 domain-containing protein yields MAVPRLAAGEGGRRHRLSVSRRAAAAGVAGAVRGGVRDGRGELRRRGAALCWADRRGRPVTPLWRTADFGYLRLHEGAAKPWPRYGRAALTSWPDRCDGPEFFVFFNNDPGGAVIDAGVMAAEAERRDRRISRVPRVRPRR; encoded by the coding sequence ATGGCGGTACCGCGACTGGCGGCCGGAGAAGGGGGCCGACGCCACCGGCTTTCTGTGTCCCGCCGGGCTGCCGCAGCGGGCGTGGCTGGGGCAGTACGCGGAGGCGTTCGCGACGGTCGAGGTGAACTGCGGCGGCGCGGTGCGGCGCTCTGCTGGGCCGACCGTCGCGGGCGGCCGGTCACCCCGCTCTGGCGTACCGCGGATTTCGGATATCTACGGCTTCACGAAGGAGCCGCGAAACCCTGGCCCCGTTACGGGCGGGCGGCGCTGACGTCATGGCCGGACCGCTGCGACGGACCGGAATTCTTTGTGTTCTTCAACAACGATCCGGGTGGCGCCGTGATCGACGCCGGTGTGATGGCGGCCGAGGCGGAGCGCCGCGATCGGCGGATCAGCCGGGTTCCGCGGGTCCGGCCGCGCCGGTAA
- the secA2 gene encoding accessory Sec system translocase SecA2, with product MGVSQRLKSRFRKFLQRPGTTVDLGPLSKRLGAIEAREDALGELDDAALTEAAREATDYAEICAIGREAARRAISQRPYDVQLLGAMALLDKRVAEMATGEGKTLTATIAAYGHTRLGNGPVHVLTVNDYLAKRDAEWMEPIYTLLGLTVASVTELMTPEERREAYAADVTYVSVSEAGFDYLRDQLVTDVADRVQRDLATCIVDEADSILIDEARVPMVLAGSTAVESDPVHDAAALMKELRKGKHFEVAEDGRSVAFTDDGLKHVEEQLGGIDLYADDQVEVLSAVNVALHAHALLRRDVDYIVRNGGVELIDEMRGRVAQRRRWPDGLQAAVEAKEGLSATAEGEVLDTCTVQAFIALYRTVCGMTATAVHVGEQLREYFKLEVAVIPSNTPNIREDDVDRIYSAHDMRDEALVEEIKIAHESGRPVLIGTLDVKASERLARQLADAGVPSSVLNAKNDAEEAEIIAEAGALGAVTVSTQMAGRGVDIRLGGSDEKDRDRVVELGGLYVIGSGRHDSRRVDDQLRGRAGRQGDPGRSVFFVSLEDELVHRHAGDILPASPRMDIDGVVHDSQVEYAVEHAQRVAEGVNHEIHKNTWRYSVVIEQQRLLLAERRERLLTSEVAAIMLLEKAKEKAEETDEDVLSDSARAIALYHLDRLWAEHLAYLSEVREGVHLRALGKLDPLDEFHRAAVPAFQELLTQVEARTIETFEEVDLADGWQPDRAEIIRPSATWTYLVHDNPFGSELDRLIAAVGRRLTSGG from the coding sequence ATGGGTGTGTCGCAGCGGCTGAAGAGCCGGTTCCGCAAGTTTCTCCAGCGTCCGGGTACGACGGTGGACCTGGGGCCGTTGTCGAAGCGGCTCGGTGCGATCGAGGCGCGCGAGGACGCGCTCGGGGAGCTCGACGACGCGGCACTGACCGAGGCCGCCCGCGAGGCGACCGACTACGCCGAGATCTGCGCGATCGGGCGCGAGGCGGCCCGCCGGGCGATCAGCCAGCGACCGTACGACGTGCAGCTGCTCGGCGCCATGGCGCTGCTCGACAAGCGGGTCGCCGAGATGGCCACCGGTGAGGGCAAGACGCTCACCGCCACGATCGCGGCGTACGGTCACACCCGCCTCGGCAACGGCCCGGTGCACGTGCTCACCGTCAACGACTACCTCGCCAAGCGCGACGCCGAGTGGATGGAGCCGATCTACACGCTGCTCGGCCTCACCGTCGCCTCGGTGACCGAGCTGATGACGCCGGAGGAGCGCCGGGAGGCGTACGCCGCGGACGTCACCTACGTGTCGGTCAGCGAGGCCGGCTTCGACTACCTGCGCGACCAGCTGGTCACCGACGTGGCCGACCGGGTCCAGCGCGACCTGGCCACCTGCATCGTGGACGAGGCCGACTCGATCCTGATCGACGAGGCCCGGGTGCCGATGGTGCTGGCCGGCAGCACCGCGGTGGAGAGCGACCCGGTGCACGACGCCGCCGCCCTGATGAAGGAGCTGCGCAAGGGCAAGCACTTCGAGGTGGCCGAGGACGGCCGCAGCGTGGCGTTCACCGACGACGGCCTCAAGCACGTCGAGGAGCAGCTCGGCGGCATCGACCTGTACGCCGACGACCAGGTCGAGGTCCTCTCCGCGGTGAACGTGGCGCTGCACGCGCACGCCCTGCTGCGCCGCGACGTCGACTACATCGTCCGCAACGGCGGCGTCGAGCTGATCGACGAGATGCGCGGCCGGGTGGCGCAGCGCCGCCGCTGGCCGGACGGGCTCCAGGCGGCCGTCGAGGCGAAGGAGGGCCTGTCCGCCACCGCCGAGGGCGAGGTGCTGGACACCTGCACGGTGCAGGCGTTCATCGCGCTCTACCGGACGGTCTGCGGCATGACGGCGACCGCCGTGCACGTCGGCGAGCAGCTGCGGGAGTACTTCAAGCTCGAGGTCGCGGTCATCCCGTCGAACACCCCGAACATCCGTGAGGACGACGTCGACCGGATCTACTCGGCGCACGACATGCGCGACGAGGCCCTGGTCGAGGAGATCAAGATCGCCCACGAGTCGGGGCGGCCGGTGCTGATCGGCACCCTGGACGTGAAGGCCTCCGAACGGCTGGCCCGCCAGCTCGCCGACGCCGGGGTCCCGTCCAGCGTGCTGAACGCGAAGAACGACGCCGAGGAGGCCGAGATCATCGCGGAGGCCGGCGCGCTCGGCGCGGTGACCGTCTCCACCCAGATGGCCGGCCGTGGTGTCGACATCCGCCTCGGCGGCAGCGACGAGAAGGACCGCGACCGGGTGGTCGAGCTCGGCGGGCTGTACGTGATCGGCTCCGGTCGCCACGACAGCCGCCGCGTCGACGACCAGCTCCGTGGCCGGGCCGGCCGGCAGGGCGACCCGGGCCGCTCGGTGTTCTTCGTGAGCCTCGAGGACGAGCTGGTCCACCGGCACGCCGGCGACATCCTGCCGGCCTCCCCGCGGATGGACATCGACGGCGTCGTGCACGACTCCCAGGTGGAGTACGCGGTGGAGCACGCCCAGCGGGTCGCCGAGGGCGTGAACCACGAGATCCACAAGAACACCTGGCGGTACAGCGTCGTGATCGAGCAGCAGCGCCTGCTGCTGGCCGAGCGCCGCGAGCGCCTGCTCACCTCCGAGGTGGCGGCGATCATGCTGCTGGAGAAGGCGAAGGAGAAGGCCGAGGAGACCGACGAGGACGTGCTGTCCGACTCGGCCCGCGCCATCGCGCTCTACCACCTGGACCGGCTGTGGGCCGAGCACCTGGCCTACCTGTCCGAGGTGCGCGAGGGCGTGCACCTGCGGGCGCTGGGCAAGCTGGACCCGCTGGACGAGTTCCACCGGGCCGCGGTGCCCGCCTTCCAGGAGCTGCTCACCCAGGTCGAGGCGCGGACCATCGAGACCTTCGAGGAGGTCGACCTCGCGGACGGCTGGCAGCCGGACCGGGCGGAGATCATCCGGCCCAGCGCCACCTGGACCTACCTGGTGCACGACAACCCGTTCGGCTCCGAACTGGACCGGCTCATCGCGGCCGTCGGCCGTCGCCTCACGTCGGGCGGCTGA
- a CDS encoding FtsK/SpoIIIE domain-containing protein — MAESTKHRVMEIRAGLSHALGAAQVALERAQAALEEAEARHRKVGTAVTARRRKLAATRDERIREIEAWHDTELAALAGAAAGAADRAAPGAAGEPWHSWEVTPLDAAAELRVGRLMLPEAPVPSPVRTERPGTTGPGDGDAWAGGAWAGAPGEAAEPPAGPESEPPPVTGPAGEDGPPEVPALVRLLDHGHIVIEGDRRAGDDVAAGLLLRALGSSPPGHVQIIGYDPESLGGGLAGFAPLASAGVLTFVGPDGLEKLLDELVGHVRRINETVLAGEYSSLRELHRATKRRPEPWRVAVLLGGGELSRHERSQLDRLLRTGAACGVHLVIRGLSVQPGPDVESVTAAPGDGARIGGAGALPVRLDPGPPPALVTVTCRQIAEAVAAGPAPVALDSLLPGAGDEWREESATGLTAPLGDSPQGPRVLVTLSDYPPHALIAGPSGTGKTNFIYAWLGALAARYSPRELAFYLLDFKEGVSFARFAPGRRDPTWLPHVRLVGVNVNTDREFGLALLRFLSGELRRRADAAKQHEVTNLAELRAEDPEGSWPRIVAVVDEFQVLLAGRDAVAAEAVDLLEDLARRGRSQGIHLILASQDVSGIEALWGRPALVAQFSLRIALPRARRVLAETNAAADSLPRYHAVVNADSGATEANRVVRVPAAGDREQWSALQHRLWRRRPPEMGPPRLFDGDVVPKLADSPDFRGLRAAASPAAPIALLGETIDVTARSARTVLRRAPGRNLAVLGTRVDEACAVLATAGRSLAAQFTPEGARFSVVCLDADARAAAEALHARIPDCGWYDAENVDWLLEDAAAEATAAWPADRPHFILIYAADALPGGKAAGDQLRTVLRQGPERRLHVLGWWRGAGLLRDSLGGHAARTDAIGSWVALDVHGSELAPYYPGTGAPNWYPRPWRALHFDRSVHRGAEVLIPYGNS, encoded by the coding sequence ATGGCTGAATCCACCAAACACCGGGTGATGGAGATCCGCGCCGGGCTGTCCCATGCGCTCGGCGCCGCGCAGGTGGCGCTGGAGCGGGCGCAGGCGGCCCTGGAGGAGGCCGAGGCGCGGCACCGCAAGGTCGGCACGGCCGTGACGGCGCGCCGGCGGAAACTGGCCGCGACCCGGGACGAGCGGATCCGTGAGATCGAGGCCTGGCACGACACCGAGCTGGCGGCGCTGGCCGGCGCGGCGGCCGGCGCGGCCGACCGGGCGGCGCCGGGCGCGGCCGGCGAACCCTGGCACAGCTGGGAGGTGACCCCGCTGGACGCCGCCGCCGAGCTGCGGGTGGGCCGCCTCATGCTGCCCGAGGCGCCGGTGCCGTCACCGGTGCGCACCGAGCGCCCCGGGACCACCGGGCCGGGCGACGGCGACGCCTGGGCCGGTGGCGCGTGGGCCGGCGCGCCGGGCGAGGCCGCCGAGCCGCCGGCCGGGCCGGAGAGCGAGCCGCCGCCGGTGACCGGGCCGGCCGGAGAGGACGGGCCGCCCGAGGTGCCGGCCCTGGTGCGGCTGCTCGACCACGGGCACATCGTGATCGAGGGCGACCGGCGCGCCGGTGACGACGTGGCGGCCGGGTTGCTGCTGCGGGCGCTCGGCAGCAGCCCGCCCGGGCACGTCCAGATCATCGGGTACGACCCGGAGAGCCTCGGCGGTGGCCTGGCCGGGTTCGCGCCGCTGGCCAGCGCCGGGGTGCTCACCTTCGTCGGCCCGGACGGGCTGGAGAAGCTGCTCGACGAACTGGTCGGGCACGTCCGGCGGATCAACGAGACGGTCCTGGCCGGGGAGTATTCGTCGTTGCGCGAGTTGCACCGGGCCACCAAGCGCCGCCCGGAGCCGTGGCGGGTGGCGGTGCTGCTCGGCGGTGGGGAGCTGTCCCGGCACGAGCGGTCCCAGCTGGACCGGCTGTTGCGTACCGGGGCGGCGTGCGGGGTGCACCTGGTGATCCGGGGGCTGTCCGTGCAGCCGGGCCCGGACGTCGAGTCGGTGACGGCCGCTCCCGGTGACGGTGCCCGGATCGGGGGCGCCGGAGCGCTGCCGGTCCGCCTGGACCCCGGCCCGCCGCCGGCCCTGGTGACCGTGACCTGCCGGCAGATCGCCGAGGCGGTGGCCGCCGGCCCGGCCCCGGTGGCGCTGGACAGCCTGCTGCCGGGCGCCGGTGACGAGTGGCGGGAGGAGTCGGCCACCGGGCTGACCGCGCCGCTCGGCGACAGCCCGCAGGGTCCCCGGGTGCTGGTGACGTTGAGCGACTATCCGCCGCACGCGCTGATCGCCGGACCGTCCGGCACCGGCAAGACCAACTTCATCTACGCCTGGCTGGGTGCGCTGGCGGCCCGCTACTCCCCCCGCGAGCTGGCCTTCTACCTGCTCGACTTCAAGGAGGGCGTGTCGTTCGCCCGGTTCGCGCCGGGCCGGCGGGACCCGACGTGGCTGCCGCACGTGCGCCTGGTGGGGGTGAACGTCAACACCGACCGGGAGTTCGGGCTGGCGCTGCTCCGGTTCCTCAGTGGTGAGCTGCGGCGCCGGGCCGACGCCGCCAAGCAGCACGAGGTCACCAACCTGGCCGAGCTGCGCGCCGAGGATCCGGAGGGGTCGTGGCCGCGGATCGTGGCGGTGGTCGACGAGTTCCAGGTCCTGCTGGCCGGCCGCGACGCGGTCGCCGCCGAGGCGGTCGACCTGCTCGAGGACCTGGCCCGGCGGGGCCGTTCCCAGGGCATCCACCTGATCCTGGCCAGTCAGGACGTGTCCGGCATCGAGGCGCTGTGGGGCCGGCCGGCGCTGGTGGCCCAGTTCAGTCTGCGGATCGCCCTGCCCCGGGCCCGCCGGGTGCTGGCCGAGACGAACGCGGCGGCCGACTCGCTGCCCCGCTACCACGCCGTGGTGAACGCGGACTCCGGCGCGACCGAGGCGAACCGGGTGGTCCGGGTGCCGGCCGCCGGTGACCGGGAGCAGTGGTCCGCCCTCCAGCACCGGCTGTGGCGGCGGCGCCCGCCCGAGATGGGGCCGCCCCGGCTGTTCGACGGTGACGTGGTCCCGAAACTCGCCGACAGCCCGGACTTCCGTGGGTTGCGGGCCGCCGCGTCGCCGGCCGCGCCGATCGCCCTGCTCGGCGAGACCATCGACGTGACGGCACGCTCCGCCCGTACCGTGCTGCGCCGTGCCCCCGGCCGGAACCTGGCCGTTCTCGGCACCCGGGTGGACGAGGCCTGTGCCGTGCTGGCGACCGCGGGCCGCTCGCTGGCCGCGCAGTTCACCCCGGAGGGTGCCCGGTTCTCGGTGGTCTGCCTGGACGCCGACGCCCGGGCGGCCGCCGAGGCGCTGCACGCGCGGATCCCGGACTGCGGGTGGTACGACGCGGAGAACGTGGACTGGCTGCTCGAGGACGCCGCCGCGGAGGCGACCGCCGCGTGGCCGGCCGACCGGCCGCACTTCATCCTGATCTACGCGGCCGACGCGCTGCCCGGCGGCAAGGCGGCCGGTGACCAGCTGCGCACGGTGCTGCGGCAGGGCCCGGAGCGGCGGCTGCACGTGCTGGGCTGGTGGCGCGGGGCCGGGTTGCTGCGGGACAGTCTCGGTGGGCACGCCGCCCGGACCGACGCGATCGGCTCCTGGGTGGCCCTGGACGTGCACGGCAGCGAGCTGGCGCCGTACTACCCGGGGACCGGGGCGCCGAACTGGTACCCACGCCCGTGGCGCGCCCTGCACTTCGACCGCTCGGTCCACCGCGGCGCCGAGGTGCTCATCCCGTACGGAAACTCATGA
- a CDS encoding ATP-binding protein, whose amino-acid sequence MPSQLVCRPEQDLPAAVLAVSGTLDRITGDALGAAIRRSLSVQPSRMILDVTRLRIGDPLALPALGEVVCRAEEFPAVPIVVCGADPATRAALAAEPGCAGLELADGPPRSLAGARAEPGPPAVRARLRPVPEACRQVRHLVTQACAGWQRSDVTPTAALVATELVANVVRHAHTSMDFTLRLRGGRLIVAVRDRDRRMPRSLDPGVTDMGGRGLRLIRDLTETWGVLPVSDGKVVWSRLSTGAAG is encoded by the coding sequence ATGCCCAGTCAGCTGGTCTGCCGTCCGGAGCAGGATCTTCCGGCAGCGGTCCTGGCCGTCAGCGGCACCCTGGACCGGATCACCGGCGACGCGCTGGGCGCGGCGATCCGCCGCAGCCTCTCGGTGCAGCCGTCCCGGATGATCCTCGATGTCACCCGGTTACGCATCGGTGATCCGCTGGCCCTGCCCGCCCTGGGCGAGGTCGTCTGCCGGGCCGAGGAGTTCCCGGCGGTGCCGATCGTGGTGTGCGGCGCCGACCCGGCGACCCGGGCCGCGCTCGCCGCCGAACCGGGGTGCGCCGGCCTGGAACTGGCCGACGGCCCCCCGCGGTCCCTGGCCGGGGCGCGGGCCGAGCCGGGCCCGCCGGCCGTCCGGGCCCGCCTGCGGCCGGTGCCCGAGGCCTGCCGCCAGGTCCGCCACCTCGTCACCCAGGCATGCGCCGGCTGGCAGCGCTCCGACGTCACGCCGACGGCCGCGCTGGTCGCCACCGAACTGGTCGCCAACGTGGTCCGGCACGCCCACACCAGCATGGACTTCACGCTGCGGCTGCGCGGTGGACGGCTCATCGTGGCGGTACGCGACCGCGACCGCCGTATGCCGCGCTCCCTCGACCCCGGGGTCACCGACATGGGCGGCCGCGGCCTGCGCCTGATCCGCGACCTCACCGAGACGTGGGGTGTCCTGCCGGTCAGCGACGGCAAGGTCGTCTGGAGCCGGCTCAGCACCGGCGCCGCCGGATGA
- a CDS encoding STAS domain-containing protein, with the protein MTIRCETRDDGANLVIAVTGELQLTDAGALRERLLKCLAEQPGALLVDLAGLHVVQSLALAAFTAVLRQAARWPGTPVLICGPSAQTRRLLLAGAFRGLPLYDDLAGATAHLPDERRIRPSLSEQLLPVSGSTRHGRDVATEACLRWDLPDLVAPASLIATELVANVVDHVHTMMTLHLTLRPRYLNIAVRDGSPVLPEPPGQITPEAAGGRGLLLVGELAHTWGWLPSKDGKVVWASLRR; encoded by the coding sequence ATGACGATCCGGTGCGAGACGCGCGACGACGGCGCGAACCTGGTCATCGCGGTGACCGGCGAACTTCAACTGACCGATGCGGGCGCGCTGCGCGAGCGCCTGCTCAAATGTCTCGCCGAACAGCCCGGCGCCCTGCTCGTGGACCTGGCCGGGCTGCACGTCGTCCAGTCGCTGGCACTGGCCGCCTTCACCGCCGTGCTGCGCCAGGCCGCCCGGTGGCCCGGCACCCCCGTACTCATCTGCGGGCCGTCGGCGCAGACCCGGAGGCTGCTGCTCGCCGGCGCCTTCCGCGGGCTGCCGCTCTACGACGACCTGGCCGGCGCGACCGCCCACCTGCCCGACGAACGGCGGATCCGGCCGTCGCTCAGTGAGCAGCTGCTGCCGGTGTCCGGCTCCACCCGGCACGGCCGGGACGTCGCCACCGAGGCGTGCCTGCGCTGGGACCTGCCCGATCTCGTCGCCCCGGCCAGCCTCATCGCCACCGAGCTGGTGGCCAACGTGGTCGATCACGTCCACACGATGATGACGCTGCACCTGACGCTGCGGCCCCGCTATCTCAACATCGCGGTCCGCGACGGCTCCCCGGTGCTGCCGGAGCCGCCCGGGCAGATCACCCCGGAGGCCGCCGGCGGGCGCGGACTGCTGCTGGTCGGGGAACTGGCGCACACGTGGGGATGGCTGCCGTCGAAAGACGGCAAGGTGGTGTGGGCGTCGCTGCGCCGGTGA
- a CDS encoding TraR/DksA family transcriptional regulator, producing the protein MLVNGAVVAGKGASTSKGLRSVEEIEQIRVILQSRFEELNTEYEEAVAQNTRLRLVEIGDAAGDDQADSGSKTAERDAATSLLRTLLDRRTQAEHALHRLDEGTYGNCEGCSNPIPVERMEVFPSATTCVNCKQVRERRAS; encoded by the coding sequence ATGCTCGTCAACGGAGCGGTTGTTGCGGGTAAGGGCGCGAGCACGTCGAAGGGCTTACGTTCGGTCGAGGAGATCGAGCAGATCCGGGTGATCCTGCAGAGCCGATTCGAGGAGCTCAACACCGAGTACGAAGAGGCCGTCGCCCAGAACACCCGGCTTCGGCTGGTCGAGATCGGCGACGCGGCCGGCGACGACCAGGCCGACAGCGGATCGAAGACGGCGGAGCGCGACGCCGCGACCTCGCTGTTGCGGACGCTGCTGGACCGGCGGACCCAGGCGGAGCACGCGCTGCACCGGCTGGACGAGGGGACGTACGGGAACTGCGAGGGCTGCTCGAACCCGATTCCGGTCGAGCGCATGGAGGTGTTCCCCTCGGCCACCACGTGCGTCAACTGCAAACAGGTGCGCGAGCGCCGGGCCAGCTGA
- a CDS encoding winged helix-turn-helix domain-containing protein, giving the protein MPVSALSPRADRRSAGPGRGAGRRSAEPALTVTLAIPLTGDAISPQAHRLLAAVRELVELSRGTVTVEQAVPVDPAEPVADEPESVLGGPEVRLLTASRQALLDGEALPLTRLEFDLLQYLAERPRRVFTRAQLLAAVWGYERAGERTVDVHVRRLRLKLGGQLPLITTVYGVGYRLADDARIVVLPHD; this is encoded by the coding sequence ATGCCGGTCAGCGCATTGTCGCCGCGAGCCGATCGTCGATCCGCCGGACCGGGCCGGGGCGCCGGTCGTCGTTCCGCCGAGCCCGCGCTGACCGTGACGCTCGCCATTCCGCTCACCGGAGACGCGATATCGCCACAGGCGCACCGATTGCTCGCCGCGGTCCGTGAGCTCGTCGAGCTGAGCCGGGGGACGGTGACCGTCGAGCAGGCCGTGCCCGTGGACCCCGCCGAGCCGGTCGCTGACGAGCCGGAGAGCGTTCTCGGGGGGCCGGAGGTGCGTCTGCTCACCGCGTCGCGTCAGGCGCTGCTGGACGGGGAGGCGCTGCCGCTCACCCGGCTCGAGTTCGACCTCCTGCAATATCTCGCCGAGCGGCCCCGCCGGGTGTTCACCCGGGCGCAGCTGCTGGCCGCCGTGTGGGGCTACGAGCGGGCCGGCGAGCGGACCGTGGACGTGCACGTCCGCCGGCTGCGGCTCAAGCTGGGCGGGCAGCTCCCGCTCATCACCACGGTGTACGGCGTGGGCTACCGGCTGGCCGACGACGCCCGCATCGTGGTCCTGCCGCACGACTGA